One genomic window of Macadamia integrifolia cultivar HAES 741 unplaced genomic scaffold, SCU_Mint_v3 scaffold986, whole genome shotgun sequence includes the following:
- the LOC122070725 gene encoding uncharacterized protein LOC122070725 isoform X1: protein MGFSCGDGSDNQEAKVPLRPDIEESGVEEGVGMKGCHGLKLDLEFKPIEHPVEPPDEDRPVKCPLPGSSVPNDVQMQVDRLAESLRKRGELSSDMNEEEGMLVVAIEPPARAVRKRHHTLTRNHSIPPLFNRAPLPPLPNRNSTIFEMLQQCDEYEPNQDMQY, encoded by the exons ATGGGTTTTTCGTGTGGAGATGGATCT GATAACCAAGAAGCCAAAGTTCCATTGAGGCCTGATATTGAAGAGTCAGGGGTTGAAGAAGGTGTAGGCATGAAGGGTTGTCATGGGTTGAAACTGGATCTAGAGTTCAAGCCAATAGAGCATCCGGTAGAGCCACCTGATGAGGACAGGCCTGTCAAATGCCCATTGCCTGGCTCTTCAGTGCCAAAT GATGTACAAATGCAGGTGGACCGGCTTGCCGAAAGCTTGAGGAAGAGGGGAGAACTATCATCTGatatgaatgaagaagaagggatGTTGGTGGTGGCCATTGAGCCTCCAGCTCGAGCTGTGCGGAAGAGGCATCATACTCTCACTCGCAACCATTCAATACCTCCCCTGTTCAATAGAGCTCCTCTTCCCCCTTTACCAAATCGGAATAGTACAATCTTCGAAATGCTTCAACAGTGTGATGAGTATGAACCCAATCAAGATATGCAATATTAG
- the LOC122070725 gene encoding uncharacterized protein LOC122070725 isoform X3 gives MGFSCGDGSDNQEAKVPLRPDIEESGVEEGVGMKGCHGLKLDLEFKPIEHPVEPPDEDRPVKCPLPGSSVPNVDRLAESLRKRGELSSDMNEEEGMLVVAIEPPARAVRKRHHTLTRNHSIPPLFNRAPLPPLPNRNSTIFEMLQQCDEYEPNQDMQY, from the exons ATGGGTTTTTCGTGTGGAGATGGATCT GATAACCAAGAAGCCAAAGTTCCATTGAGGCCTGATATTGAAGAGTCAGGGGTTGAAGAAGGTGTAGGCATGAAGGGTTGTCATGGGTTGAAACTGGATCTAGAGTTCAAGCCAATAGAGCATCCGGTAGAGCCACCTGATGAGGACAGGCCTGTCAAATGCCCATTGCCTGGCTCTTCAGTGCCAAAT GTGGACCGGCTTGCCGAAAGCTTGAGGAAGAGGGGAGAACTATCATCTGatatgaatgaagaagaagggatGTTGGTGGTGGCCATTGAGCCTCCAGCTCGAGCTGTGCGGAAGAGGCATCATACTCTCACTCGCAACCATTCAATACCTCCCCTGTTCAATAGAGCTCCTCTTCCCCCTTTACCAAATCGGAATAGTACAATCTTCGAAATGCTTCAACAGTGTGATGAGTATGAACCCAATCAAGATATGCAATATTAG
- the LOC122070725 gene encoding uncharacterized protein LOC122070725 isoform X2 yields MNNGYQKDNQEAKVPLRPDIEESGVEEGVGMKGCHGLKLDLEFKPIEHPVEPPDEDRPVKCPLPGSSVPNDVQMQVDRLAESLRKRGELSSDMNEEEGMLVVAIEPPARAVRKRHHTLTRNHSIPPLFNRAPLPPLPNRNSTIFEMLQQCDEYEPNQDMQY; encoded by the exons GATAACCAAGAAGCCAAAGTTCCATTGAGGCCTGATATTGAAGAGTCAGGGGTTGAAGAAGGTGTAGGCATGAAGGGTTGTCATGGGTTGAAACTGGATCTAGAGTTCAAGCCAATAGAGCATCCGGTAGAGCCACCTGATGAGGACAGGCCTGTCAAATGCCCATTGCCTGGCTCTTCAGTGCCAAAT GATGTACAAATGCAGGTGGACCGGCTTGCCGAAAGCTTGAGGAAGAGGGGAGAACTATCATCTGatatgaatgaagaagaagggatGTTGGTGGTGGCCATTGAGCCTCCAGCTCGAGCTGTGCGGAAGAGGCATCATACTCTCACTCGCAACCATTCAATACCTCCCCTGTTCAATAGAGCTCCTCTTCCCCCTTTACCAAATCGGAATAGTACAATCTTCGAAATGCTTCAACAGTGTGATGAGTATGAACCCAATCAAGATATGCAATATTAG
- the LOC122070725 gene encoding uncharacterized protein LOC122070725 isoform X4, translating into MKGCHGLKLDLEFKPIEHPVEPPDEDRPVKCPLPGSSVPNDVQMQVDRLAESLRKRGELSSDMNEEEGMLVVAIEPPARAVRKRHHTLTRNHSIPPLFNRAPLPPLPNRNSTIFEMLQQCDEYEPNQDMQY; encoded by the exons ATGAAGGGTTGTCATGGGTTGAAACTGGATCTAGAGTTCAAGCCAATAGAGCATCCGGTAGAGCCACCTGATGAGGACAGGCCTGTCAAATGCCCATTGCCTGGCTCTTCAGTGCCAAAT GATGTACAAATGCAGGTGGACCGGCTTGCCGAAAGCTTGAGGAAGAGGGGAGAACTATCATCTGatatgaatgaagaagaagggatGTTGGTGGTGGCCATTGAGCCTCCAGCTCGAGCTGTGCGGAAGAGGCATCATACTCTCACTCGCAACCATTCAATACCTCCCCTGTTCAATAGAGCTCCTCTTCCCCCTTTACCAAATCGGAATAGTACAATCTTCGAAATGCTTCAACAGTGTGATGAGTATGAACCCAATCAAGATATGCAATATTAG